The DNA segment TTGGTCAATGCTGAACAGGCGGCGAACGCGTAGCTTCCGATAGATGTGACGTTTTCGGGGATGGTAATGGAGGTCAGGGAGGAACAGACGAAGAACGCGTGCTGGCTGATCGTGGTGACGTTGTTGCCGATGGAAACGGAGGTCAAGGCAGAGCATCGGAAGAACGCGGAGTCACCGATTACAGTGACGTTGTTACCAATGGTCAAGGTGGTCAGGGAAGTACAGTCTGAGAAAGCCATTTCGCCGATCGACGTGACGCTGTCTGGAATGGTGACGGATGTCAGGGAGACCATCTCATAGAACGCCACCTCACCGATGGCTACGACAGGATATCCCCCAATGGTGGAGGGTATGGCAATATCTCCGCCTGCGCCAATATATCCAGTGATCGTAGCATTGCCATCGCTCACGGTGTAGGTGTAATCACCACTTGATTCAGCAACAGCAGCATCTGTGGCAATCAACATTAATAGATAGATCGATAATAATATGGCAATGATGTATCCTAAATGAAGAATACATCTTCTGGTTCCACTACTTACAATAGATTTCACTGATTTACGCCTCCCCTAAAAATGGTTTATGGAATGAGTTGACTGAATCGATTTGTAAATTTGATAATCATACGTGATAATAGGATTATTTAACTTTGTATGAGGAAAAATGCATAGTACATGGTAAGAACCTTAGAGACTACTGGATTAATGGTAGAGTTACTGGTTTACATGAATCCTTATGCAGAGGTCTAACCGACGGAACCCAGGTTGTCTGAGATCGATGATATTAATGTCGAGAACTGGACCCTCGTGGTGAAGAATCCGAAGGGCAGGGAGTATAAGCCACGTCGAGGATGGTGAAGGTGCTACTTTCGGCCAGGGAGACGACCCTGCGATTCCTGAAGAAAAGGAGATGGTAGTTGACCGACAGAGAAAATGCAGAGGCTGGCATTGCCTTCAGGCTGAAGTGCCCATATCCAAATTAACCCAGCTGGTCCTCGACATGAACTCGGTGGCCCCAACTATCTCCACACCGTCCATGAGATCTTCTGACTTGATGTCCTTCGCGTCAAGACACAGCTCGCAGATCCAGATCCTTCCATCGAGGGCTTTCACTTTCTCAACCAGATCCTTCATGTCCGGCAGCCCCTTGCCTTTCATCGCTTCGAGCTTTCCCTTGATCAGGATCTCCCCCCCACCCGGGGTGAAGAAGAGTATCACCTCGTTACCGACGGCGAGTCCGCTTGATCCAAGAATGAAGGTGGGGTACACGCATCTCGGTTCAGTGCTGTTGCACACGATTGCTACCTTGGCCATAATTCTCCTCTTCTGTTACTACGTTAACGTCGTGTATTCAACTCATAGATTCAACGATTGACAGACCCCTTGAAGGCACAATCTTTAAAGGTATTCGACTGAGATGTTAAATTGGGGATACTCCCGGGAGGTGAGAGGTTGAGATTCATCTCTCTCATCCGGTTCAAAGAAAAACCTACAAAAGAAAGCATAGAGAAGAATATCGAGTGTATTAAGCATGAATCAAAGAAGGACGACGTGGATATTCTTGAAATGTATTGGACACTGGGTCGCTTTGATGCGGTCGTGATAATGGAAGCACCTGACGAGAAGACTGCCCTACAGTCAGCTCTAAGGCGGGGGGATTGCATGTCAACGGAAACGTTGGTGGCCATTCCCGTCGAAGAGGCGAGAAGGCTCGTTAAGAAGTGAGAATGAAAGTCGGAAACCCCCCTTCCTCCTTTTTATCCTTTGTAGGATGAATGTGTTTGTTTAGGTCAGGAATGAGCGAATCGAATGTCAGCCACTACATCTTCGAAAACAGTAATATTTTCAATTCTTTGAAATAAAGATGCACCTAAGGATGCCTCTCTGAAATCCAAATTGATGAATATATAGCAAATGGAATATGATTCTTGGGGGTTGTAAAATGAAATTATCTGAAATTGAAGGAATAGGCCCCGCATTCGAGAAGAAATTGAAAAGTGCAGGAATAACGAGCGTCGAAAATCTACTGGAGAAGGGCGCATCAGCCAAAGGGCGGAAGCAGATAGCCGAATCCACAGAAATTGATGCTACCAGGATACTGGAATGGGTCAACCGTGCAGATCTCTTCAGGATAAAAGGAATAGGTTCGGAATTCTCGGACCTTTTAGAGGCTGCTGGCGTTGACTCTGTCCCTGAATTGAGCAGGCGAAAACCAGAGAGTCTGACCAAGAAACTCGAGGAAGTTAACGCTGAGAAAAAACTGGTCCGCCGCACCCCCTCATTATCGATGGTGGAGAACTGGGTAGCTCAGGCAAAGAAGCTACCTAAGGTAGTTACGCATTGAGACAGCATTTTAACGGACAACACTTAAACCACTTACTCTTTTTTTCATTATTAGAAATATTAGGTATCAATATGATGACAGCAATTCTTAGAATCTCAGTCATGGGGAACCGGAATGCAGGTGATGAATTAGCAACTTATCGCCCCTATCTCAAGACGATATTACAAAGAATTTTCATAGTGATATCTACCCAAGAGGTCACGTCATGATGTCTCGACCCTGAATTTTGATCAGTTCTCTGAGTAACTTTCTTTTAATGGCGGCACTGATATCAATCGAGGAGGTAGATCGGGATATGCAGAATTACGAGAAGCTTGGTGCTTTCTATCTCGGTCGTTACTACGATCCTAACAGCAAATCGTTGAAGGAGGACATTGTCCTATACGATTCAAAGGATCTAGTAACGCACGCGGTCTGCGTGGGCATGACGGGGAGCGGAAAAACTGGGTTATGCATCTGCCTTCTGGAGGAGGCCGCTCTTGATGGCGTCCCATCGATTGTGATAGATCCGAAGGGGGATATAACTAACCTCCTCCTGACTTTCCCGGAGATGCGCAAAGAGGACTTCATTCCCTGGGTGAATCCAGAGGACGCTATGAAGAATGACCTCTCCCTCGAAGAGTATGCCGCTAAGCAGGCAGAGACCTGGAAGAAAGGTCTTGCTTCCTGGGGGGAGGATGGGGAACGTATCAAAAGACTTCGCGAGACCAGCAATTTCATGATATACACTCCAGGCAGTAATGCTGGTTTGCCGGTCTCAATTCTTAAATCCTTCTCCGCCCCCCCAGCAGAGATAATAGAAGATGACGAGCTTCTACAGGGGAGAGTTGGCACTACCGTCTCCAGCTTGCTCGGGCTATTGGGTATAGATAGTGATCCAATCGGCTCAAGGGATCACATTCTGATATCTACCATACTAACAGAAGCCTGGTCGAACGGATACAACCTTGATCTCGCCAGCTTAATCCATCAGATACAAAGCCCCCCAATAAAGAACATTGGTATCTTAGATCTGGAATCGTTCTACTCATCGAAGGACAGGTTTGCCTTGGCCATGAAGCTCAACAACCTTCTCGCCGCACCTAGCTTCAGGCTCTGGTTTGAAGGTGAACCGCTTGAAATAAAGAGCTTCTTATTTGGTTCCGATGGAAAACCGAAGACCTCCATCTTCTCCATCGCTCATCTTAGTGAGGCGGAGCGAATGTTCTTCGTCTCTCTGCTACTCAACCATATCGTCGGCTGGATGAGGACCCAGTCCGGGACTACCAGTTTACGAGCCATCCTTTACATTGATGAGGTGTTTGGCTATCTTCCACCGGTTTCCAATCCACCATCAAAACTGCCCTTGCTTACTTTGATGAAACAGGCAAGAGCATTTGGGGTGGGCGTGACGCTTGTTACTCAGAACCCAGTTGATCTCGATTACAAGGGGCTTTCAAATACAGGCACGTGGTTCATAGGAAGGCTCCAGACCGAAAGGGACAAGTTGCGGATCCTGGACGCCCTTGAAGGTGTATCGGCAGAATCAGGTGAGAAGTTTGATCGCCAGGATATGGACCGGATAATCGCTGGTCTGGGTAAACGGATCTTCCTCATGCATAACGTCCATGATGATGAGCCAGCGGTATTCTCATCGAGGTGGGCAATGTCCTATCTCAGGGGACCGTTGACAAGAGACCAGATCAAAATCTTAATGGACCCGATAAAATCAAGTATGAGTGAAGGTAGATCATCAATCATTCCTGAAGAATCGCCACTAATCAAGAAGGTGCCTTTGAGTGCGAGGACGCAGGGATCGCAGAGACCCGTGCTGCCATCCGATATCCCTCAATATTTCATACGGATGGGCGGTCAGCAGGCTGACATCGTGTATAGACCAATGATATTGGGCATATCCCAAGTGCGATTCTTCGATGCCAAGAAGGGGGTGGACGAAATCAAGGAACTCCACTTCCTGACACCAATTACTAATGATCCCATAGCTGTTGATTGGGAGATGGCTGAGGAGGTGAACATTACCATATCCGACCTGACAAAGGTTCCATCAGACCATGCTGAATTCTCAGACCTTCCTTCTGCAGCATCTGTCCCCAAGAATTTCACGAAATGGAAAAAGACCTTTGGTGACTGGCTAGTTGGAAGTCAGAAGATTCAGCTACTCCGGAGCCCTAGCTTAAATCAATACTCCAAAGTCGGCGAAACAGAGAGCGACTTCAGAATACGTATGCAATTGGCAGCGAGGGAGATATTGGACGAGAATATCGAGAAGCTTCGCAAGAAATTCGCTCCGAAGTACGCAGCTCTTGATGAACGCATAAGGAAGGCGGAGATCGCGTTGGAGAAGGAGAAAGACCAGGAGAGGTACCATAGACATCAGAGTGCCATATCACTCGGATCGACTTTACTCGATGCCGTCATGGGAAGGAAAGTAAAGAGCAGTGCGAGTAGGACAGTACGCGATTATGAGAGGTCCAGAAAGGAAAAGATGGACATTGAGTTCGCAGACGAGAATCTTGAATCTCTACAGGGACAGAGGAAGAGATTGGAGGAGGATTTCAATGCGGAGGTGGATAAGATAAGAGGAAGAATCGATCCTTTAACTGAGAATCTGGAGACGGTCTCAATATCGACCACTAAGACCAAAATCTCCATCAAGTTAGTCGCATTGGCCTGGAGCCCAGATATAAAGTCCAAGTAGTTGAGAATCATCAAGAGAAGATTCAGTGGAGTTGGGAATTGAGTACTAATCGAGGACTTCGGGCCATATTGACCCAAATAGGCAATCAAATCTCATTCAAGAAATCTCTAATCAATGGAACATGTATTGAAGGACTACGGAGAGTTGCCAGTTCGCATCTGTGATAACATCGTACTTAAAAGACTCGAGGAGAAAAGGATCTCTTCCATGGATGAACAACATGTGTGGGAGGGTCTAGTGGAAGAATGATTTCATTAAATTGAAAAAATGAATGGTTGATGGATGTGGCGGGCCCGTGGGGATTCGAACCCCAGTCTTTGGCTCCGAAGGCCAAAAGGATAATCCAGGCTACCCTACGAGCCCAGTGGTAATAGGGGAAGCGTTCATAAGACTTTGCGCGGAAAGGAGACCTCATCCCTGAAAAGCCAAATGCTGATACGCCCCTTTACCTCCCATGAAGAGGACCTCCGCATTCAGGAACATTCTCGGCGAGGGCGATGCGATAATAATGCCCGTGGTGCACGACGCCTTGTGCGCAAAGATAGCGGAAGAGGTCGGTTTCAAGGCCATTTTCACCGCCGGATACGCAAACTCTGCCTCACTGCTCGGGAAGCCTGACGTGGGACTCCTGACCATGACCGAGATGGTCGATGCCGCCAGAAGAATCGCCGGCGCGGTGGACATCCCCGTGATAGCTGATGCGGACACTGGGTACGGAAACGTCACGAACGTGGTGAGGGCTGTGAGAGAGTTCGAACGGGCTGGCGTTGCGGGTATGCTCATCGAGGACCAGGTGTCCCCCAAGAGATGCGGCCACATGTCTGGCAAGGAGGTTATCCAGCCCGATGAGATGGTGGCCAAGATCAGGGCGGCGGTCGATTCTAGGACCGACCCGGACTTGGTGATCATCGCCCGGACCGATTCGCTGTCGGTCAACGGCATTGACGACGCCCTTGAGAGAGTGAACCTCTATCGCGCAGAGGGGGCTGACATGACCTTTATAGAGGCGGTGGAGAGCGTCGAGCACATGCGGAGGGTCATAGAGGAGACGGAGGGGCCGCACATGGCGAACATGATCCCAGGAGGCAGGACCCCGATCCTATCCTCCGCCGAGCTGGCAGAATTCGGATACAGGATAATCGCTTACCCGACCGTCAACACATATGCTGTGGCAAGAGCCACCATAGATGTCTTCCAGCATCTGTTCGATAAGGGAACGTTCGAAGGGTTGGAGGACCGGCTTATGGACTTCGAAGCCTTCAACGAGATCGTAGGCCTTGATGGTATCAGACGGCTGGAGAAGCGGTACCATTCCAACGATTGACCCTTCGATGTGCCAATGGTCATGTGAGGAACTCAATATCATGTTGAGTTATTGCTATTGCTCCACTCTCAGAATTCTTGAGTAAATGTTGGCGATGTCCTCCCGGCTCACGGATTTCGGATTCCCCGGAAGGCAGCTGTTCTTCGACGCGTCCGAGATAAGGGAATCGAACTCGTCCTGGTCGATCACCACTTCCAGCTTATGGGGTATTCCAACATCGTCGGAAAGCCTGGCCACCTCCTTAACGAGGAGATGTGAGGTCTCGTGGTCCGAGTGGTCTCCATTGATTCCGAGTAAATGTGCCATTGTAGCCAGCTTGCCCTCGACGGCGTCGCAGTTGAAGCTCAGGCAGTGCGGAAGGAGGATCGAATTGGCTATTCCATGGGGCACGTTGTATCTTCCTCCCAAAGGCTCCGCCATGCCGTGAACCATTCCCAGCCCAGAGATGGAGAATGACATCCCCGCCAGGGTAGAGGCGATGCTCATGGCGCTCCTTGCCCGGAGGTTGCTGCCGTCATTGACCGCATCACGCAAATTGCTGAAGATGAGAAGTGACGCTTCCATGGCGAGGGCGTCCGACATGGCGTGCGCGCCCTTGGTGATGAACGCCTCCATGGCATGGGTCAGGGCGTCCATCCCCGTGGATGCGGTGATGTGGGAAGGAAGGGATATGGTAAGTTCAGGGTCTATCAGGGCGATCTTTGGATACATGAACCCACCTCGAGCAGTCTCCTTCACTTTATGCTCGGTGTCGGTGATGACGGCCGACCAGGTCACCTCGCTGCCTGTGCCCGCCGTTGTGGGGATGGCCACCAGGGAAAGCGGTGAGTCCCCTTTGAGCACCGCTTTGTACAGCTCTCCGATATCCTTGCCCTCCTTCATCATGGCCAACACCGCCTTGGCCGTGTCGATGGAGCTTCCTCCCCCGACCGCGATTATGGCGTCGTAATTGCACTCCCTAAGGATCCGGAGCGCCTCCCGAACGTTGTCCTCGGTGGGATTCTGCTCCACCCCGTCGTATGTCTCGTGGATGATCCCCATTGAATCCAGAGAATCGAAAACTCCCTTGAGACAACCTGCCTTCATTACCCCTTTGTCGGTGATGACCAGGGCTGAGTTCACCCCGTCATCGGAAAGCAATGAGCCGAGCCTAGTCGTGGCGCCTGGCTCGAATATTATCTTGGTAGGAACATTGAAACTGAAGGGGTTCATTCAATCACCGTGTCAGCTGAAGATATGGTAACACCTTTTTAACTCATTTGTCGAATAGTCGACACCTCGCGCGTCCGGGGAGAGATTTTTTAGCCTATGGCTCCATAAGACGAGGCGATGAAAAGGATAACCATGGGCCACGGGGCCGGAGGGGAGATGATGCAAGAGCTCATATCCAAGCACATCGCGCCCTTCCTTCCGGATATTGACGCAGAGGTCCCGCTCAGGTCCTTTGACGATTCAGCCATAATCGATGGCATGGTGTTCACAACCGACGCTCACACCGTGAAACCCCTGTTCTTTCCCGGGGGGGATATCGGATCCCTGGCGGTCTGCGGAACGATCAACGACATCTCGGTGATGGGGGCCTGTCCTGTTGCGATGTCCTGTGCCATGGTTCTCGAGGAGGGTTTGGAGATCGACACCTTGGAGAAGGTGATGCAGAGCATAGGCCAGTACTCAGAACTTTCCGGAATACCGGTTGTCACAGGCGACACGAAGGTGGTGGAGTCCGGTGCCGTTGACCAGATGATCGTGGTGACCTCGGCACTTGGAAAGGAGTGCCCTTACCTTCAGAAGAATTTCGATGTAGCTTCGCGATCACGAAAGGTGGCCAACAGATGGCTCACCGACGACAACGTGGGCGATGGGGACGCCATAATAGTCTCCGGAACCTTGGGAGATCACGGAATAGCACTGCTCTCATTCAGAGAGGGATATGGATTCGAGAGCGCGATCAAAAGTGACGTGGCACCACTGCATCGTCTCATAGCTTCGATACTTGAGCTGGGAGGCGTGACCTCCATGAAGGACATGACCCGGGGTGGAATGGCCAACACGCTCAACGAGTGGTCATCCAAGTCCAAGGTGGGAATAGAGATCGACGAGCCTCAGATCCCGATCCATCCAGCCGTGGGAAGTGCCTGCGAGCTTCTGGGCCTCGACCCGCTGACCATCGGAAACGAGGGGAAGATAGCGATAGCCTGCGTTCCCGAGATGGCCGAAGATATCGTAAAGCTGATGAGGAAATCTCCACTGGCAAAGAACGCGGCGATAATTGGCCGAGCCACCAATGAATTCGATCGCGTGGTCATGAAGACCGAGGTGGGAGGCAGAAGGATCATTGACCCGCCAGTAGGCGATCCTGTGCCCAGGATCTGCTGATCATATCAGGGTCTGGATCCAGAAGCAGATGAGGAACACTCCTCCACCAATCAGTGCCATCCTCAAACCCCGCAATACGGGATTTTTTCCCGACATACGGCCCATCAGGGCCCCAGTCACGAACAGGATGGTCAGTGCAAGAATGGAGGCTATCCATCCTCCCAGCTGAACGTTTCCCTCACCGATTATGAGAATGGGTACAAGGGTGACACCACAGGCCATGAGTGGAGCGGAGAAGTTCACTAGCGATATAACGAAGATCGAGAGCCTCGACATCCGCTGGATCTCTGTGTCCTTGAGCGAGGAGAGCATCGCGGTCTCGATCTCCTTGATCCTCCGATCCTGCTCCATGGTTTCAGCCTCGTAGACGCTGACGCCCGTAGAAATGCCAAGGGCGAAGCTCGAGGTGAGAATGGTGGCGATTACCAGGCTGTAGCTTGGATCGTGGGCGAAAGCGGAACCAATTATGACTCCCAAAATAACGAATGTGGAGTCGAAGATCGTATTGATGAAGTAGCGGCGCAGAGCGGGACCGGTTTCCGGCATGCTCATTGCTGCCTTCATCTGGGAGAATAGACCGTCATCGGCAGACAACACGAAACCCTCACTTACCCGAAGGTGGTGAGAAAAGGGCTTCCGGGCTTATGTCCATTTCGGAGTCTTCCCAAGATTGTAAAGAGGAGTGGGGCGCTCAACCAAGTCGGCCGAAATTTTAAGGAAATGTGAATTACGATTCTATGCGCTCCTTACCGGTGTCCAGTCAATTATTACCACACAATTATTATATATAAATGCGCACGATAACATCATAGAGGAATTATGGCCGCCAGACCCCAAGGTTTACCGCATTTTTACCTTGCAGGCGGCTAATGACAGGAGGGGTAAAGTGTTAGGAAAGTTTGCTAAGGTTATTAGCATACTGGTTGCGCTAACAATGGTTGTCGTTGTTTTTGCGGTTTTTGTTCCCCAATCAACCGCAGTGACAACCGATACACCAAGAATAGCGGACCCAGTAGGGATTGATATAGGTCCTTCAATCAGGGATCGTCCTGTAGATAGTACTTCCGTGAGCGAGGCGTTCTCCAACGGCCCCTTGGGAAAATATGTCTTCCAAGATTATTATGACGTCGGAGACAGGGGGATGTACTATGATTTTGATGGATCTGGCTGGCTAGAGTTCGAGAAACGTGGGGAAGGCAACCATTGTGAGGTTTGGGTAGCGACCGATTTGAATTTCGAGGATGGGGACCCTCGTAACGAGTTCACATCAAGATTGAATATCTCTGAAGGAAAAGTGAACTACATCATCCAGCAGTTCGATGAGGTTATCTTCCCAATCGAATCAGAGAACTTTGGAAGTCCAGACAACCACACCGGAGACAACAGCCTCATGGAGGACTATGGTTTCGATTACTACCAGAATGTCAACGGTGAGAAGACCATGATTATGATCTTCAACATCATAGATGAGAACTATTTCGATGCAGGATATCCATACTATGTTGTCGGGTATTACTCCCCAACCGCTGAACTCTACTACGACAGGAACATTATTCACATAGATTGCTGGGACTGGGACAACAGGACCACGGGCACCTCGCCGAGACCTTTTGTATATGAGGGTACCGTGGCGCACGAGTATCAGCATCTGCTGCACGATGATGCAGATTCCGACGAGGCTTCTTGGATAAACGAAGGATGCTCGATGTACTCGGAATTCATCTGCGGCTACATGGTCGAGTCGGAGATGTGGAACACCATGTACCGGTTCCTTTACACCCCTGATAACGGCCTTGTAGACTGGGGCGACCAGGGCGATATCAACATCTTGGCTGATTATGCCCAGACAATGATGTTCATGATGTACCTGAACGATCACTTCAACGGTTCGGAGTTCATCTCAGCACTCTTCAAGAATCCCGATAACGGAAAGGATTCGGTCACATCCACGCTCATAGAGATGGGTTATGACGATTGGACCTTCGAAGATGTGTTCTACAACTGGAGGTTGGCCAACCTCATTCATAGCGATGATCCTGGTAATGGTTGGTACAACTACACCTCCATCGATTGGGACAGCATGTACTCCATGGAGGTGTCCATGCTATGGTACTCCCCATACTATGGTGGATGGTGGATGTCCGAGTGGTGGGGAGACACCTGGACCTATGATGATTACGACACCGGCCTCGCTAATGTAGGATCCTTCGGTACCGATTATGTCTACATCGATGACCTTGAGTGGATGGACCCGCTCGGACTAAAGCTGAACTTCGAGGGATGGACCGAGGTGCCAGAGGGCTGGGAGATCGCCATGAAGCCCTTCGAGGGAGACCCGATCTGGTCCGAGGATTTCAACCATGATGGTTCCTTCCCTACGGGTTGGACAACCGACAGCGAGGGTCCTGACTACTGGCCTTGGGCAACCTACGATGAGGGCGATGGTGATTGGGCCGTGTGGTGCAGCAGCGATGCAGCAGGTTCAGGGACCGATATCACAGAGTGGTTGTACATGGCCGATACCTCGATCGACATGAGCGCGCTCGAGAATCCGTTCCTCCAAATGTACCTCGAGTACAACACCTATGACGGTGATGATTTCGCTAGAGTCGTTGCCAACGCAGGTTACGGATGGGTGGATGTGGAGACTTGGTATCCAGGCAACACAGTCTCTGGAACGGTCGTTGTCGACCTGACAGAATTCGCCGGAGAGGAATCCGTTAAGCTGGGATTCGTGTACCACGGTACCTGGGACTGGTGGATGTTCGTCGATGACCTGAAGCTTTTCGACGCCGAGCCGGATTTCGCTTGGTACTCGGGTGCAGGTGACTTGAAGGACTTCAAGCTAGTCGGAGAGGTGGATCTCAGCGACGCTAGGAACTCCACTCTTGAGTTCGACACCTACTACTACATCGAGGATTACTGGGACTTCGGCTTCGTGCAGGTCTCCACGGACTTCGGTCAGACATGGACCTCGCTGGAGAACGAGTATACGGTCTCGGATTACGATCCAAATGCTCACCCAGCGATCATAGAACAGCTGCCGGGCCTCACTGGAACCTCTGGTGAATGGATGACCATGTCATTCGACCTTTCAGCCTATGATGGCCAGGTGATTTGGATACAGTTCAGGTACATGACCGACTGGGGCTATACCGAGGAAGGTTGGTGGGTCGACAACATCATGGTCAACGGAGAGCTGCTCGATGACGCCGAGACTGTTATTGGCTTTGAACCAGACTTCCCGGCGACCGAGTGGATGGTGACCGTCTACGCACCAGCATACGGTAGCATGCCGGCCCTGATCTTCGATCTGAACCTGAATGACCAGATGGAGACCCTGCGCAGCATACACGCTCTGGCAGACAACTATCCATATGTCATTCTGATCGTCTCTCCCACGGTAGGTTTGGCAGATTGGTACCTCAACATCTACAACATCTAGACTGTTGTGAATCAAACCTCTTTCCCTTTTCCATATTTTTCTTTTCGCACTAAGTTTTAATACAATTCTCATATTCTCTGACTAAGAGGGCTCATGGTCTAGCGGTCATGAGGCATTCTGGAAGACCCAGATGACCTGGCAAACGACGCCTTTACACGGCGTAGGTCCCCGGTTCGAATCCGGGTGAGCCCACTTCCAACCACCATTGTTCTGAACTTGGAGCTTTAATAAGATTCAGTAAAAGGAGGAAGCTAGCTCGTCAATTTCAAACGACTCGGGTTGTGCAAGGCGCTCATGATGCTGAGCTGAGGGCATACCGTAGAATGCAGCAGCCCACTTATTGATGGAAAAGGAGGCTGGACATCCGGCTGGGGGAAAAGGCTATTGAGGAGATGCCTTATTACCGCCATAAGCGGTGCTCAGATGGTCATTTTCAAACCATTCAACGGCCTGATTCCTTCACTCGATCCTGACGAGAATATCTCGAAGAGGATATCCCCGCCATACGATGTGATCGACGATCACGAGCTGGATGATCTCAAGGCCAATCCCTTCAACGTAACCAGGATCACACTGAACCCCCAGGGAGGAAGGTATCTCCAAGCAGCCAAGGAGCTAAAGAACTGGATGTCCTCCAGGAAACTCGAGAAGGATGAGGATACTTGCTTCTACCTCTACAGGCAGTCATTCCTAAACGATGGAAGAAGATTGACCAGGACCGGGTTGGTCGGCGTCCTTTCATTGGAGCCCTATGACAAAGGGATGGTCATACCGCATGAGGAGACCATACCCAAGGTAAAGGAGGACCGCTTGCGACTGCTGGAAGACACAGAGACCCACTCCGAATCCATCTTCGGTCTGTACCACCACTCGGATATTCCTATCGAGGAATTGCTTTCCAGCTCGGTGAAGCTGTTCGAAACGGAGGACCACGATTCAGTGGTGCACTCTTTCCACAGGATCTCCGACCCGAAGATGATCTCCAGGATACAGTCGATGATGATGTCCAAGACCGTGCTGATCGCGGACGGCCACCACCGCTACGAGACAGCGTTGAAGTACTTCGAGGAAAACGGAGGGGAGGAGAAGAAGGGCTATGTGCTCGCAACTCTGGTCTCATCCGATGACGAGGGGATGATACTACTTCCAACTCACAGGCTCCTTTCGGACCTGGACATAGACGAAGAGGAGTTACTTGAGAGGATGAAGAATCACCTGATCGTGGAGACCATGGATGATTTCCCTTCTCTAAGGTCAAGGATGGCCAGGAAGGAGCACATGGGATTCGGGCTCATCACCAGATCTGGAGGAATGTACTACGCCTTCCTTGAGGAACTGCCAAACGACAATATACTCTGGGTCATAGACGCCTACGCCTGCCAGGAGATCATTTTCAAGAACGTTCTGGGAGACAAGATCTTCAATATCGAGTACGAGGAGAGCTGCGAGAATGCTAGGAACAAGGTCATGAACGGCAGGAGCGACCTTGCCATTCTGCTGGGCTTACCCAAGCTGGATGAGGT comes from the Methanomassiliicoccales archaeon genome and includes:
- a CDS encoding DUF4332 domain-containing protein, whose amino-acid sequence is MKLSEIEGIGPAFEKKLKSAGITSVENLLEKGASAKGRKQIAESTEIDATRILEWVNRADLFRIKGIGSEFSDLLEAAGVDSVPELSRRKPESLTKKLEEVNAEKKLVRRTPSLSMVENWVAQAKKLPKVVTH
- a CDS encoding peroxiredoxin; amino-acid sequence: MMAKVAIVCNSTEPRCVYPTFILGSSGLAVGNEVILFFTPGGGEILIKGKLEAMKGKGLPDMKDLVEKVKALDGRIWICELCLDAKDIKSEDLMDGVEIVGATEFMSRTSWVNLDMGTSA
- a CDS encoding ATP-binding protein, giving the protein MQNYEKLGAFYLGRYYDPNSKSLKEDIVLYDSKDLVTHAVCVGMTGSGKTGLCICLLEEAALDGVPSIVIDPKGDITNLLLTFPEMRKEDFIPWVNPEDAMKNDLSLEEYAAKQAETWKKGLASWGEDGERIKRLRETSNFMIYTPGSNAGLPVSILKSFSAPPAEIIEDDELLQGRVGTTVSSLLGLLGIDSDPIGSRDHILISTILTEAWSNGYNLDLASLIHQIQSPPIKNIGILDLESFYSSKDRFALAMKLNNLLAAPSFRLWFEGEPLEIKSFLFGSDGKPKTSIFSIAHLSEAERMFFVSLLLNHIVGWMRTQSGTTSLRAILYIDEVFGYLPPVSNPPSKLPLLTLMKQARAFGVGVTLVTQNPVDLDYKGLSNTGTWFIGRLQTERDKLRILDALEGVSAESGEKFDRQDMDRIIAGLGKRIFLMHNVHDDEPAVFSSRWAMSYLRGPLTRDQIKILMDPIKSSMSEGRSSIIPEESPLIKKVPLSARTQGSQRPVLPSDIPQYFIRMGGQQADIVYRPMILGISQVRFFDAKKGVDEIKELHFLTPITNDPIAVDWEMAEEVNITISDLTKVPSDHAEFSDLPSAASVPKNFTKWKKTFGDWLVGSQKIQLLRSPSLNQYSKVGETESDFRIRMQLAAREILDENIEKLRKKFAPKYAALDERIRKAEIALEKEKDQERYHRHQSAISLGSTLLDAVMGRKVKSSASRTVRDYERSRKEKMDIEFADENLESLQGQRKRLEEDFNAEVDKIRGRIDPLTENLETVSISTTKTKISIKLVALAWSPDIKSK
- a CDS encoding iron-containing alcohol dehydrogenase; protein product: MNPFSFNVPTKIIFEPGATTRLGSLLSDDGVNSALVITDKGVMKAGCLKGVFDSLDSMGIIHETYDGVEQNPTEDNVREALRILRECNYDAIIAVGGGSSIDTAKAVLAMMKEGKDIGELYKAVLKGDSPLSLVAIPTTAGTGSEVTWSAVITDTEHKVKETARGGFMYPKIALIDPELTISLPSHITASTGMDALTHAMEAFITKGAHAMSDALAMEASLLIFSNLRDAVNDGSNLRARSAMSIASTLAGMSFSISGLGMVHGMAEPLGGRYNVPHGIANSILLPHCLSFNCDAVEGKLATMAHLLGINGDHSDHETSHLLVKEVARLSDDVGIPHKLEVVIDQDEFDSLISDASKNSCLPGNPKSVSREDIANIYSRILRVEQ
- a CDS encoding GYD domain-containing protein translates to MRFISLIRFKEKPTKESIEKNIECIKHESKKDDVDILEMYWTLGRFDAVVIMEAPDEKTALQSALRRGDCMSTETLVAIPVEEARRLVKK
- a CDS encoding isocitrate lyase/PEP mutase family protein — protein: MKRTSAFRNILGEGDAIIMPVVHDALCAKIAEEVGFKAIFTAGYANSASLLGKPDVGLLTMTEMVDAARRIAGAVDIPVIADADTGYGNVTNVVRAVREFERAGVAGMLIEDQVSPKRCGHMSGKEVIQPDEMVAKIRAAVDSRTDPDLVIIARTDSLSVNGIDDALERVNLYRAEGADMTFIEAVESVEHMRRVIEETEGPHMANMIPGGRTPILSSAELAEFGYRIIAYPTVNTYAVARATIDVFQHLFDKGTFEGLEDRLMDFEAFNEIVGLDGIRRLEKRYHSND